The Actinosynnema mirum DSM 43827 genomic interval CCAACAAGGAGCAGCTCACCGCGGGCCAGCGCGCGGTCAACGAGGCGCTGCGGTTCGCGGGCGGGGCCAGCGGCCTCTACCGCGCCGACGGCTCCACCGCCTCCGGCGTGCCCATGTCCCGACTCGTGGACGAGGCGGTCTGAGCATGAGCAGCACCTTCTCGGGGATCACCAGCGCCCTCGGCGGGATGCAGGCCGCGAGGCGCGGCCTGGAGGTCGCGGGCCAGAACATCGCGAACGCCCGCACCGAGGGCTACTCGCGCCAGCGGGTGGAGACCGCCGCGGTCGGGGGAACCGCGAACGCGGCCTTCTACGCCACCCCGCCCGCCACGGCGGGCAGCGTCGAGGTCACCGGCATCACCCGCATGGCTGACGCCTTCCTGGAGGCTCGTGGACGCACCGAGCACTCCAAGCAGGCCTACCTGGACGGTCGCGAGGAAATCCTCGCCACGACCGAGGGACTGTTCGACGAGCCGAGCGACAACGGCCTGCAGGCCCAGCTGACCGGCATGTGGAAGTCGTGGACCGACACCGCCGACAACCCCGGCGACAGCGCGGTCCGCAACCAGCTCGTGGTCTCCTCCGGCGTGGTCGCCGACCGGCTCAACAACCTGGCGCAGACCCTCGGCGGCGAGTACAACGACACCAGGGGCCGCCTGGACAGCACCCTCAGCGAGATCAACACCGGCGCCCGCAGGCTCGCCGACCTCAACACCGCGGTCGTCCAGGCCAAGCAGCACGGCCTGCCCGCCAACGAGCTGCTGGACCAGCGCGACCAGCTCGCGCTGCGCCTGGTCGAGCTGACCGGCGGCACCACCTCCACCGGCGCGGACGGCTCGCTGGACGTGCAGCTGGGCGGGGTCTCCCTGGTCTCCGGCTCCACCGCCCGCTCGCTGACCCTCACCGGCTCGGCCACGCTCACCGGCGCCGCGGGCGACCCGGCCACCGTGCGCTGGAGCGACGACGCCAGCGCCGCCCCCCTCACCGGCGGCTCCGGCGGCGCGCTGCTGGAGGGCCTGACCACGATCATGCCCGACTACCTGGCCCAGCTGGACCAGGTCGCCTCCAAGCTCGCCACCGGCGTCAACCAGCAGCACAAGGCCGGGTTCACCCCGACCGGCGCCGCGGGCGGCGACTTCTTCAGCGGCACCACCGCCGCCACCATCAAGGTCGCCCTCACCAGCGGCGACCAGGTCGCGACCTCGTCGAGCGCCACCCGCGCCCTCGACGGCAGCAACGCCGACGCGATCTCCGCGCTCGCCCGCTCGGCCACCGGCCCGGACGCCTCCTACCGGCAGACCGTCGTGAAGATCGGCATGGCGGTCCAGACCGCCGCGAGCCGCTCCGCGACCCAGGCCTCCATCACCGCGCAGGTCGACGCGGCCCGCCAGTCCTCCGCGGGCGTCAACCTGGACGAGGAGCTCACCTCGATGCTGACCTACCAGCGCAGCTACGAGGCCGCCGCGCGCGTCATGAGCGCGGTCGACTCGATGCTGGACACCCTGATCAACCGGACCGGGAGGTAGTCCCCGGTGAACATCTCCCGCGTGACCGAGCGCTCCATGTCGACGGGCATCCTGTCGAGCCTGCAGCGCAACCAGAACAAGATGGACCAGCTGCGCGAGGCCATCTCCAGCGGCAAGCAGCTCACCAAGCCCTCCGACGGCCCCACCGACACCGTCTCGGCGATGCAGCTGCGCACCGAGATCGCCGAGCGCGGCGCGTACTCGCGCAGCGCGGTCGACGGCCAGGCCCGCCTCGGCGCCGCCGAGACCGCGCTCTCCTCCACCAGCGACCTGCTGCTGCGGGCCCGCGACCTGGTGCTCCAGGGCAAGTCCGCGCAGAGCCAGGACTCCCGCGAGGCCATCGCGGCCGAGATCGACGCCATCCGCACGTCGATGATCGGCCTGGCCAACACCACCTACCTGGACCGCCCGGTCTTCGGCGGCACCACGGCGGGTGGGCAGGCCTTCGCCTCCGACGGCAGCTACCTCGGCGACGACGGCCAGGTCATGCGCCGCATCGCCAACGGCACCCAGGTGCGCGTCGACGTCCCCGCCGACACCTTCGGCACGGGGAGCAACCAGGTCTTCAAGGTCCTGGAGTCGATCGCGGGCAACATGCGGAGCAACCCGGCCGGGTTGTCCGCCGATCTCGATCGGTTGGATTCCGGGATCAAGACGGTCAACACGGCCGTCACCGGCATCGGCACCCGATACGGTCAGCTGTCGGCGGCGGACGACGCGGGGCAGGCCCAAGTCGTGACGCTGTCGGCCAGGCTGTCCCAGATCGAGGACGTGGACGTGGCAGCCGCGGTCGTGGAGCTCCAGACCCAGACGGTCGCCTACGAGGCGTCCCTCGCCGCGACCGCGCGCATCGTGCAGCCCTCGCTCCTGGACTTCCTGCGATGACCGCCGTCCTGGAGAGGGGAGCGAGGACCACGAGCACCACAGTGGACGAACAGCTGCCGACCATCGAGTTCGTCACGCCGCTTCCAGGGTTCCCGCAGCACCGGACCTTCGTGCTGGTGTCGCTGCACGAGGAGGGGCTGCTCTACGCCCTGCGCTCGGCGGACGACCCCGGCCTCAGGTTCCTGGTCGTCCCGCCCGCCCCGTTCTTCCCGGACTACGCGCCGGTCGTGGGCGAGGAGGCGCTGGACCAGCTGGGCACCCGCGAGGCGGACAACCTGCTGCCGCTGCTGGTGGTGACCGTGGGTGACAAGGCGGCCGGTGCGACGGCGAACCTGCTGGCGCCGATCGTGGTGGACCAGCGGAGCAGGCGTGCGGTCCAGGTCGTCCAGGCGGATGATCTGCCCACGCGCGCACCGCTGGCGCGTGACGTGCCGGCCCCCAACGCGGGAGGAAGACCGCAGAATGCTAGTGCTGACGCGACGGGCGGGGGAGAGCTTGCGGATCGGTGACGACGTCACCGTGACCGTGCTCGACGTCCAGGGCAACGTCGTGCGGGTGGGCATCCAGGCCCCCCGCTCGGTGGCGGTGCACCGGGACGAGCTGTACCGGGCGCTGCGCATCGCCAACGAGCAGGCCGCCCTCAAGCCGGGGGCGCCGGAACCGGACCTGGACCAGCTGCTGGGCTCGCCGCCACCCCCTCCACCGGAGGGCGGGGCGGGCTGACCTCCCGACCGGGAGGAGTGGCTCCACCGGAGCGACGACGACGCTGAGCAGGGGCCGCCGTGACCCAACGGCGGCCCTTCGTCGTATCCGGGGCCGCGCCCGG includes:
- the flgK gene encoding flagellar hook-associated protein FlgK — its product is MSSTFSGITSALGGMQAARRGLEVAGQNIANARTEGYSRQRVETAAVGGTANAAFYATPPATAGSVEVTGITRMADAFLEARGRTEHSKQAYLDGREEILATTEGLFDEPSDNGLQAQLTGMWKSWTDTADNPGDSAVRNQLVVSSGVVADRLNNLAQTLGGEYNDTRGRLDSTLSEINTGARRLADLNTAVVQAKQHGLPANELLDQRDQLALRLVELTGGTTSTGADGSLDVQLGGVSLVSGSTARSLTLTGSATLTGAAGDPATVRWSDDASAAPLTGGSGGALLEGLTTIMPDYLAQLDQVASKLATGVNQQHKAGFTPTGAAGGDFFSGTTAATIKVALTSGDQVATSSSATRALDGSNADAISALARSATGPDASYRQTVVKIGMAVQTAASRSATQASITAQVDAARQSSAGVNLDEELTSMLTYQRSYEAAARVMSAVDSMLDTLINRTGR
- the flgL gene encoding flagellar hook-associated protein FlgL, which produces MNISRVTERSMSTGILSSLQRNQNKMDQLREAISSGKQLTKPSDGPTDTVSAMQLRTEIAERGAYSRSAVDGQARLGAAETALSSTSDLLLRARDLVLQGKSAQSQDSREAIAAEIDAIRTSMIGLANTTYLDRPVFGGTTAGGQAFASDGSYLGDDGQVMRRIANGTQVRVDVPADTFGTGSNQVFKVLESIAGNMRSNPAGLSADLDRLDSGIKTVNTAVTGIGTRYGQLSAADDAGQAQVVTLSARLSQIEDVDVAAAVVELQTQTVAYEASLAATARIVQPSLLDFLR
- the fliW gene encoding flagellar assembly protein FliW, with product MDEQLPTIEFVTPLPGFPQHRTFVLVSLHEEGLLYALRSADDPGLRFLVVPPAPFFPDYAPVVGEEALDQLGTREADNLLPLLVVTVGDKAAGATANLLAPIVVDQRSRRAVQVVQADDLPTRAPLARDVPAPNAGGRPQNASADATGGGELADR
- a CDS encoding carbon storage regulator, which translates into the protein MRIGDDVTVTVLDVQGNVVRVGIQAPRSVAVHRDELYRALRIANEQAALKPGAPEPDLDQLLGSPPPPPPEGGAG